In the genome of Photobacterium sp. TY1-4, one region contains:
- a CDS encoding DUF2062 domain-containing protein: MPRQVIRRFLPSHDVIKRQKALKIFGNVLYNPNLWCLNRRSASGAFAVGLFMAFVPLPSQMIMAAGLAILFSVNLPLSVCLVWVSNPVTMPVLFYGAYKLGAWLMNAPHQPFHFELSWEFLLHQMSQIGPPFLLGCTVSGIACALVGYFGIRGLWRYSVVRSWNRRRFR; the protein is encoded by the coding sequence ATGCCAAGACAAGTTATAAGACGTTTCTTGCCAAGCCATGACGTGATCAAGCGCCAGAAAGCGCTGAAGATTTTCGGAAATGTGCTTTACAACCCAAACCTGTGGTGCCTCAACCGGCGTTCTGCGTCGGGGGCGTTTGCTGTTGGCCTGTTTATGGCGTTCGTCCCGTTGCCCAGCCAGATGATCATGGCGGCCGGACTGGCGATTCTGTTCAGTGTCAATCTGCCACTGTCGGTCTGTCTGGTTTGGGTCAGTAATCCGGTGACCATGCCGGTGCTGTTCTATGGCGCTTACAAGCTCGGTGCCTGGCTGATGAATGCTCCCCACCAACCTTTTCATTTCGAACTTTCCTGGGAGTTTCTGCTGCACCAAATGAGCCAAATCGGACCTCCGTTCCTGCTGGGCTGTACGGTCAGTGGCATAGCCTGTGCCCTGGTCGGCTACTTCGGGATCCGTGGCCTGTGGCGCTATTCCGTAGTACGCAGCTGGAATCGCCGCCGGTTCCGCTAA
- the lolD gene encoding lipoprotein-releasing ABC transporter ATP-binding protein LolD, which yields MSNSLLVCHALRKVYREAQLETEVLKDVGFAINAGELVGIVGASGSGKSTLLHLLGALDEPTSGDVFFKGQKLNAMSSGKQAKIRNRELGFVYQFHHLLADFSAVENVAMPLLIGGLAAEKARAKAENMLEQVGLKHRFEHRPAELSGGERQRVAIARALVNDPAIVLADEPTGNLDHKTALEIYDLMRKLNQESGTAFLVVTHDNELAGKLDRCMSMQDGVLTQVEVA from the coding sequence ATGAGTAATTCACTATTGGTTTGTCACGCCCTGCGCAAGGTGTATCGCGAGGCGCAACTCGAAACGGAAGTGCTGAAAGACGTCGGGTTTGCCATCAATGCCGGTGAGCTGGTCGGGATTGTCGGGGCGTCCGGCTCCGGTAAAAGTACGCTGCTGCACTTGTTGGGCGCGCTGGATGAGCCGACCAGCGGCGATGTGTTTTTCAAGGGCCAGAAGCTCAATGCCATGAGTTCGGGCAAGCAGGCGAAAATCCGCAACCGGGAGCTGGGCTTTGTCTATCAGTTCCACCACCTGCTGGCGGATTTCAGTGCGGTGGAAAATGTCGCGATGCCACTGCTGATTGGCGGGCTGGCGGCGGAAAAAGCCCGGGCGAAAGCGGAAAATATGCTGGAGCAGGTCGGGCTGAAACACCGCTTTGAACATCGCCCGGCAGAGCTCAGCGGCGGGGAGCGTCAGCGGGTGGCGATCGCCCGGGCGCTGGTCAATGATCCGGCGATTGTGCTGGCCGATGAGCCGACGGGGAACCTGGATCATAAAACCGCGCTGGAGATTTACGATTTGATGCGCAAGCTGAATCAGGAGTCCGGCACGGCGTTTCTGGTGGTGACCCACGACAATGAGCTGGCCGGCAAGCTGGATCGTTGTATGAGCATGCAAGATGGCGTGTTGACCCAAGTCGAGGTGGCCTGA
- the lolE gene encoding lipoprotein-releasing ABC transporter permease subunit LolE yields MFRPLSLFIGSRFSRAKQRNRMVSFISVSSMLGIAVGVAVIIIGLSAMNGFERELQNRVLAVIPHGELEAVQPPFTEWQPILETVESHPRVTAAAPYIRFTALLEKGTNLKAVEVRGVKPAQERKVSALPNFVRNGAWDQLTAGQKQVILGQGIADQLGITEGDWITAMIPNPDPALQLKAPHRIRLQVVGLLALGGQLDHNLALIPLADAQQYLSMGEGISGISLNVDQVLEAQAVVREVGFTLPVYVYLKSWNQKYGYLYRDIQMVRTIMYLVMVLVIGVACFNIVSTLMMAVKDRAADIAILRTMGAGDGLVKAIFIWHGLLSGVVGSGVGSLLGSLVALNLTTMLKGLETVLGHQFLSGDIYFVDFLPTELALQDVVIVAVTAIALSLLATWYPARRASRLQPAQVLSAK; encoded by the coding sequence ATGTTCCGACCGCTTTCTCTGTTCATCGGCAGCCGGTTCAGCCGGGCCAAACAGCGCAACCGGATGGTGTCGTTTATTTCGGTCTCTTCCATGCTGGGGATTGCCGTCGGGGTTGCTGTGATCATTATCGGTCTGTCAGCCATGAACGGCTTTGAGCGCGAGTTGCAAAATCGCGTGCTGGCCGTCATCCCGCATGGGGAGCTGGAAGCCGTTCAGCCGCCGTTTACCGAGTGGCAGCCAATTCTGGAAACCGTGGAATCGCATCCACGGGTGACGGCTGCTGCGCCTTACATTCGTTTTACCGCCTTGCTTGAAAAAGGCACCAACCTCAAAGCGGTCGAAGTGCGTGGGGTGAAACCGGCGCAGGAGCGCAAGGTCAGTGCACTGCCGAATTTCGTCCGGAATGGAGCCTGGGATCAGCTGACGGCCGGCCAGAAGCAGGTCATCCTGGGCCAGGGCATTGCGGATCAACTGGGGATCACCGAGGGGGATTGGATCACGGCGATGATCCCGAATCCGGATCCGGCGCTGCAGCTCAAGGCGCCGCATCGAATCCGGCTGCAGGTTGTCGGGTTGCTGGCCCTGGGGGGACAACTTGATCACAATCTGGCGCTGATCCCACTGGCGGATGCCCAGCAGTATTTATCGATGGGCGAGGGGATCTCCGGGATTTCACTCAATGTCGACCAGGTGCTGGAAGCGCAAGCGGTTGTCCGGGAAGTGGGCTTTACCCTGCCGGTATATGTTTATCTTAAGAGCTGGAATCAGAAATACGGCTACCTGTACCGGGATATTCAGATGGTCCGGACCATTATGTATCTGGTCATGGTGCTGGTGATTGGCGTTGCCTGTTTCAATATTGTTTCCACCCTGATGATGGCAGTGAAGGACCGTGCGGCTGATATCGCAATTCTCCGGACCATGGGCGCCGGTGACGGGCTGGTGAAGGCGATCTTTATCTGGCATGGCCTGCTCTCCGGGGTGGTCGGCAGCGGCGTGGGCTCTCTCTTGGGGTCGCTGGTGGCACTGAATCTGACGACTATGCTGAAAGGGCTGGAGACGGTCTTGGGACACCAGTTTTTGTCCGGCGATATCTATTTCGTTGATTTTCTGCCGACTGAGCTGGCGTTGCAGGATGTGGTGATTGTGGCCGTGACGGCGATAGCACTGAGTCTGCTGGCGACCTGGTATCCGGCCAGACGTGCCAGCCGCTTGCAACCGGCCCAGGTGTTGAGTGCGAAATAG